TCTATGGCAGTTTCAAAGGACTGGAAAAAAGTAGATACCATCGGATCTACCACTTTCTTATTAGTCTTGTACTTTTCATGTATTATTTTCAACAAACCACACTTCTTCACAGTTCCTGCAAGCAAATAaatgtgttctttttaaaaccaatatgaaacaaacaaaaaaccaaccaccaaatAAAAGCCTTAAAAATGAGTTAAGCTACAGTTCTAAAACTAGGTAAACCTTCAgtgaacacaaaaataaaagaaaactttatcaGCTTTATTAACCAGTTTCCTAAATCCTCGGAACACAGAAGACACTCAGGCGATGTCCCCTCCTGTGGCTGGCTTGGTTTGCCCAGGTCATGATGAAGCTTCTGAAGCTGAAAGCAGGTGGTTGAGCCCCCACTTTAATTCTGCTTCCCCTCCATCACAGcggagatttttttaaagtagaagttCACACGCTAAAAACAGGGCCAGGATGTGCCATTTATATATAATTCCACTACCTTCTAaagtaattttagaaaataattgtaaGAAGAATCCGACAACTGTTTTCGTGTCATGCAGGTAGCAGTATTCATAAAACTTCCACAGATTAGTCCGAGTGCTTTCCAAACTCTGGTTTTAGTGAAGTATGCTGACCTACCACTTGATTTTGTAAATGCCTATTGTTTGTGCCCCCCACAAGTTTATGTGGCACTTATAATGAAGCAGCTCTCTATTTATTCAGGCTGTTGATCATTACAACCCAAAATTTTCATGAATTAAAAACGTAAAATTTTGAGTTATGAATTAACTATGCACTATGACTGTAACACTGAAAGTCCTTTAACAGCAGTACCACTTGTTCAGagtacataaagaaaaaaatgtattttgaaaaacaaatgtgaaatCTTATTAAGATACTCTTCCCTGAAGAACAAAGTCCCGTGTAACCCAAGATCATCACAGCTCAAATACTGCCAAACTCCAGAACATACCCTCTTAGAAGATGACAAACACATCTAGTATTAAAAAAGATAACTTAACACAatgatgaaaaatgaagttaaatcaAAATTAAAGTCTACAAATGCTTCTAAGTTAAGGTATTGATCACTGACAATAGCTcccagtgtttttaaaaacacattaaaaagtcATGGCGTTTTTTTTTCCGTTATTCGAGTATCAAATATTGGTTACTGCCATGAAGAGATAGCACATCAGAGAAAACAAGCAAGTAGGACAATGTCTCTATCCACGTAAATGAGATGTGAGAAAGCACATCCTTGGCATTAAGAATGAAATTACCAGGTTCTTAGTAAAGGCCAGAGAATATATCCAGTAGCTGTGGAACGAACAAGGATATTCAGGAGTTTGATGCCTATCACAGCCACCAAGGTAAAAACAATCACAGCAGACAACTACCACTAACTCCTAATGCCAACACTCACCATTAAAGGCACCGCAATAAGGACAAGTGTTTTTCTTCCGGCACTTTTCAGACACTTTCTTTTTTAGCCCTCTCTTCTGAAGATATGTAAGGCCAGGCCGCTTCAGGTAAtccaaaaattgttttttttcttccactgacaGCATGATACGGCAACAGGTTTTGCATATCATCTTAAATGTAAATGCATATAAACACAGTTGTTTAACAGACACATCCAGAGTTGTAACATCTACTATAACTTAAGTTCTTCAACAGagcacaattttttaaatgaaacacagTGGTCTTGGTTAAAAGACCAATTCATATGCTGTAATACacagaaaagaacattaaaaaaaatagagtcaGTGATACAGTCAATGAGGCAAATCCTTATCTAAGCTCTGCAGGATCTTAAAAATCCAGGTACAAAGCAAACAGAGCTTTGATTTACTAGAATGTCCTAAAAGGCAAGTTATACTGCATACATTTAATTCAAACtactacagaaaaataacagattaaATTACTTAACCTGAgactatataaaataaaatggatgtaTTTACATCACTAAGACGggtatttaaatacatttcttttacaAAGCATAAGATGGATAAAGATGAAATTTATAATACAATCATATTTTGGTCTTCTCAATTACTCTTTCAAGCATCCTCTTTTcggataatttattttttctagatTAGAAACTGACAACACATCATAACTGTGTTTACCTGTAGGATGCCTATTACAGCTTTGAAGTATCCAACATGAAAACAGGGCAGTTCTAAGTCAATGTAGCCATAATGTCCTAAACAATCAGCCAGATTTTTCCCACAGGTTTCACAGGGACGGTCTTTTTCACTGGTTCCCTTTGGGACGAGGAGaacacatacacagaaaaaaaaagttttagctATAGTCAACTGAGTacacagaaaatacaacagTTCTTAAGCTAGTTAGCTATGCTGACAGCAGACCCACTGCACTTACTCCTTTTTCCCAGCATCAGGAGCAAGTCAGCAGCATCACACACACTCcttaagaaaaatgtctttcacaCAGACCCTACTGATAGCAGTGACATTAATTCATTCAGCTTTTGCAACAGATCTGCAGCCTGCTAATCTACAATATGGTATTTTGTTGATGGCTCGGTCTGGTTCTCCCAACAACTAGGCAGAAAGAACAGATCTCCTGCCTCAAAAGAACACTTTCCTGAACCATCCAATGCATGAAGAAAGCAGCTGTCACTGCAACTGACGGTCTATGCAATTCAAGAAGAGACATGTTTTGGATGAGCGGTACATTTCAGTCATCCCAACTTACTTTTAGCCACTTCCAATAATTCTACAAAAACGGTTTGAAAAAAGAAGACGATTCTCACCATGCGATGGTCCAGTACTCCATACTGCAGCGGAGCGTGGTGGTTGTCCTGACTGTACAAGTTTTTGCTGACCACTTGGATGTGAGCTTGCTGACGCATCTCTTCCGGAGACTTCATGCCAAAACAGATGTGGCTTCTAGGATGGGGAGTTTCACACGTAGGTACGCGCACGTATATTTGCAGAAATGCTTATAACTACAGACATGCCCACACACACGCGTTTAAAGGCAATGCAGAGGTGTGAACTGATTCACACTGTATCCGCAGTGGGCTCTTTCAGGGCAAGCGTAACCAGCGGCACTGCTGCGCGGTGAGCCGGTCACAGCGGGGGATTTACGGACGCTCCCGGGCCGGCGCAGGGGCACGGCCCCGCCAGCGGCCTGAGCCCGGCCCCGCCAGCGGCCTGAGCCCGGCCCCGCCAGCGGCCTGAGcccggccccgccagcccctgcccgctgAGCCGCTGCCCGGCCGCCCCCACAGCGGCCGCACCGCGGGACCCTCAGCGCGGGGCGCCGCGCAGCCCCGGTCCCTCCCGCCGCACAGGGCGTCGCCCCGGCCGCCCCACTCACATTTTCTTGGCCACGTCCGTCTCCCGGAACTGCTCCTTCACCatcgcggcggcgggagcgctgGCGGCCCGCAGAGCGCCGCAGGCCTGCACGCGGCGCCACAGAGCCCGCCCCCCGGGCTgtgcggagcggcggcggcgcagagcgggctctgcctgcagcgcCCCCTGCTGGGGCACGGCTGGAGTCCTCCGAGAGCCGTCTCCCGGGCCCCCCCGCGAAAGATGCCGGCGGAGCCGTGTCCCTGCCGGCagtcccgccgccgcccggccggggacTGAGCCTGCTTGCGCAGAGTTCGCCGCGCTCGCAGCCCCACTCTGCCCATCAGGCACACATACGCCATCCCTCGTCGCCTCTTCCACGTCCGGCTCTTGGCAGGACACCCCTGCGCACGGCTCCGCCCCGACGCGAAGGACCCCTGCGCCGCTTTATGATTGGCTGCGCGGAGCCCCTCCTTCCTTTGCTCGCTcgctgccggggccgccgccgccgcgatGGTGAGTGCCCGGCGCTGGCGCGCGACAAtcggccccgcgccgccgccatcctgcccccgcggggccgcgcgccgcccgggccggccccgccgctctGCCCGCAGCGGCCTGCGCGGGTAtggcggagcggagcggagcgggctCGTCCTCCCGCCGGCCGCCGGGGCTCCTGCGGCCTGGCCCCGGCGCGGCGGTGCCGGCTGGTGGCGGCGAGCGGCGGGGTGCGGGCGGGGGCGGTGCTTGCTGTGCTCGGCCGCTTTGCTGCTGGTCAGTGAGAGCGGCCCTAGGCCTGGGCAGGACGTGCCGCTTCGCACTTCTTCTCTGAGGGCGTTAGGGAGATGCTGTAGATAATGCTCATCTGTTCGGCTCTTGGCGGCTCTTGCCTGGAAGCTTTAAGGAAACAGTAACGTGTAGGTTTTCTAAGGAAGCTCCTATATTAAGGAAACTGTAACGTAAAGGTTTGTTAAGTTTGCTAAACTTCTGTTGTAGTACCTGGGATGCTCCATCTGTTTCATTAGAAGCTGCCTCAGCTTTTCAGAGCTGTACGGTACTTGTATTGCTGTGTTTGGAATCTGGGAATGAGTCTATCTGTTTTTCATTGTACTTTGAGAGGTATTTTCTGTAGGACCAGTCAACTTGAGTTGTGAGTTCACTGTCAGCATTTGAGGCCACTGACTGTTGCTGTACTCTGCGTCActtatacatttatttaatttggaTTGCATGTGTAGCTCTCgtttactttctgttttctcttgcagAATGACACAGTGACCATCAGAACTAGGAAGTTCATGACAAACAGACTGCTTCAGCGCAAGCAGATGgtaaaagaacacagaaaattgCCTTTAATTATTTGTCTGTTGGCTCTGGGCTGCAAGTGTTCTTCAGCTGTTATAAGTGCCCTTAAAATCTCTGGAGTTCTTGTAAGAACTTATTAGTTCAAATGTGTTGGTGCATGCTGAAGGCGAATCCTGATGGTGAGCTAGtgagctgttttctcttttgaaggAGGAAACTTTGGTATCAAGTTAATAATACCTTCTCCTGCTGAAATGGGTTAGCTTAAGTGTTAGGCTCATGGTAGCTTTGTAGCACCTGGCTGTTGTACTGGGTATTGACTTTCTCTTGTTTTTGTATAACttgtaaaaaattcctttttagGTGATTGATGTTCTTCATCCTGGGAAGGCCACAGTCCCCAAAACAGAAATCAGGGAAAAGCTGGCAAAAATGTACAAGACAACCCCTGATGTAATTTTCGTCTTTGGCTTCAGAACTCATTTTGGTGGTGGCAAGACAACAGGTTTTGGCATGATCTACGATTCTCTGGactatgcaaagaaaaatgaaccaAAGCACAGGCTTGCCAGGGTATGTTGTGTTCTGGGAACTTGAAAACAATTAGGATAGATTTGAAGTATTTAGTGGTTCATGATTTACATGTATGAAAGCTTATGTAAAAGGCCTTAAAATAGGACTGGCTAGTTTATGCATTGGCAAAATAGGGCAATATTTTCTATTACAGGGAATTGCAAAGGCAAAATTGATGTTAGCAGTGACGTTTAGCAGTAATATATAACTAACCACTACCAAAGATCTTGAAGAAGCATAAGAGATGAGACTGATACATATGCTACTCTAGTGCTTACATTTTGTGTTCAGTCATTCATTAATTAATGAACTTGTCGCACTACTTAACTAATGCCTTGAATTCAAACAGTATTTGAAGAGTCTAGAAACAGTAAGAAATCTAGAAGTTGTTGTTTGAAACTAAATGCAACTTTAACTGTTCTTTAATAGCATGGCTTGTATGAAAAGAAGAAGACTTCCAGGAAGCAGCGAAAGGAGCGTAAGAACAGAATGAAGAAAGTCAGGGGCACAGCCAAGGCAAATGTTGGTGCTGGCAAAAAGGTAGGATGAGAATATCTGTAAGCTAAAGTGACTGTGTTGCCTTTTAAATGTTGATTAGAAACTCTTCAACAGAAtaacattgtttttcttccatttctttcacCTGTTCTACTGGATATCAGAAGGTAATCTGTATGGTGTTGTATAGCTTCTTACCAGCTCAGTAGCTTTGTTTTGCTCCTCACTGCTGCAAGCTTAGCTGACATGATGTGAAACAATGCTTCTTACGTGATTGTTTCTTACATGTCACTTGAACTAAACTTTCATAAACCTAACAGTATTGTTCTAATTTCATAACTCAGCCTTGCAATGTACAAATTAGATATTTTTAACACCTGTTACTCAGACTACCTTAATATCTAATGCTTACTCCACGAAGTTACTGTTATTTATGGTGTTATTTATAGAGGAGATTTTTGTTAAGGATGTATGGTGGTGTAGGCAGTGAGGCCAGTATGTAAATAGAAATAAGGTAGAATTCCAGCTTTATCCTGGGCTTAAGTGACTGATTTCCAAGATAATGGGGTCTTTTCTCCTGGTGGGAACTTCCTGTGATGGGGCTGGAACTTCATACAAGCTTGTCAGATGTGCAGCTTGGGGGGAGACAGAGTTCCTCTATccttaaacaaaaaaccccaccaaaactgAGGAATAGCCCACATGTGAAGACATCTTCCATAGCAGctttttgttctctgaaaaatactgaGTAAGCTGTACAGCTAAGCAGGTTTTTTTGAGTGTTTTAATGAGGGAAGATAGGGCAATGGGTTTTGACACTTAGCTTTGTAGCTGCTAAAGTGCTTTGACGTTGTGAACTTTAGTAATcttcacttctgcttttttctacCCTCTTGGAATTCTCCATCAGAAATGAAGTATCTAGCAGGTACTGAAAATAAGCATGGATGTGGTGACTGAGTTATACATCACTGAAAGACATGTCTATCTTTTTAGTTAAAGCACTGTACTGCCTtgcatgtgtgcatgtttgttttaaatttgtttctgtCCTGTAGAGGTTCAAGTAAGTACAGAATGAACTTTATTCCGTGcaacttaaaaatgaaatttggcTAATAACAAAAGACTTTTGGAAGTAGTGAAACatcattaaaataagaaattctgaatgagaagaaagaaactcaATGCTGTCAATTCGAGGCATTGGTTCAAACCCCCCACCTGGTTCCAATTCAAAGTAGTACAGTGCAATTGCATGTGTAAATTGACCTTTGTGTGAAAGTAGTTGTGTGTCTTTATGAAAGCTAAGTCACATCACAGCTTTGTGCATTTGAGACGgtggttggaaaagacacaGCTGTCAGCATTAAACTGCATCTCACTATTGCCCTGCAGTATTCCAAGCTGAGACACAAACCATAGCAATTGCTTCATGAAATTAGATTCTTCACTTCCTGTATAAGTGAAGTTCTTGTTAGCATTGGATGGAAGGAAGCCAGTGTTACTACAAAGTGCTAGACAAGATTTGCAGCCCTTTACCTTTCTGCTTTAATGCTGTTTTAATAATGAAGTCCTACAATTGTCTACAGTATAACAGCATGAGTAAGTATTTGGTATAGTAGTAACACTGACACCTTCTTGTGAATGTCAAGGGAGTCATTTAGTGTTGCACTGGTACCGGTAGTATGGATGAACTTCTTCCCTTCAAGAATTTTGCACTCGAAGGtagctttttttcagtgttaacACAAAATGTTTAACTGACTGTCACTTGAATTACTAAAGCTGTCCAGTTCATAGAAATTCTTGTAAAGCATATGAACACTTTAGAAATCAAGACCAGGATTTTGTGCTGGTATATATAATTGTATAGCAGATGTGACTTCTGGATCAAGCACTTCTCAAATAAGCGTGTGATCTCAGTAGTATGCAAATGGTGTTTTGGGTTAGAGGggggttttttatgttgtttaaaATGATCTTTTAGTTGATAAGTATACATGGGTTAGATCTTATTTGTTCACCAGTTTTGTTAATCTTTGTGTTAGACTTGAAACTAAAGACATTAATTTATGTGCTTTCTGGAAAACTTAGTAGAGTTCTGTGTTGTATCACAGAAAAAAGCTTGTGGGATACACTTCTGTCTTAAAGCTTTGTcttgaaaaatacatgtttaaacATAATAGTGTAGCGTGGAATTTTTAATAGGAGTCATGGACTATGTTTTGGAGTACAACTACACGATCTGTGAAAACTTGTTTATCTCAGAAAAGTGTAGGCACTTGATTCTGAGACATCTTCAGGCAATTCTGTATTGTTCTGAGAGTTACATGCCATGTAGTCATGAAAACTATTGAAATGACGACTCATACTTGAATAGTTTTTCTTGAACTTTTAAGTCAGACATCAACTGTGCTGATGCCTGACTGTTAAAAGTTTTCTTTGGTGCTTCCTTTATATTCTCACTCCTTCAGAATTCCCattctgttttcactgcagtttcaagaaaagtattttaaagtagtttgcgttatttaatatattctgtGGCACTATTGTTAGTTGAGATCATACAAAAGTTTGCAACAAGTAGTTATGGATGCCGCTCAGTGTTTGTGTTcagagcaaatgcaaaaaatcCCCACCTTACCTTTTAATGTCACAACTTTAGTTGTGTAGTTTCTGACAGCCTTTCACATGTGAGCTtctaaacagaaatgttttttttaaaaaaaacttgatCAAACAGAAGTGTGGGTGGATAAGCGCTTTAAACTATTGTAGCCTGTAGGTCTAATTGAACATGCAATTGCATTCTGAGTATTGAGCTCTAAACAACTATTGTTAGGTCCCATTTCAGTTTGAGGGAATGCATGAAATCTCAGTCTTCAGCCTCTGTAGCAGTAAAGATTTTGGGATTTTCCTTCGTGTTTCCCTGTGGTAGTTGAAAAAAGCATACTATGTCAATAAAAAGCCTCAAAGCTCTATCTTCTGCAGTAGTAGAACTTTGATAAAACTACTATCTTAtgaatgctttttgtttttcagtaaatgAACGTACTTCAGATGGAAAATGGACAACAGGTATGACTTCAGAGTTCTTCGTAATGGTAGACATGCAGTAGCCTGTAGTCACGACGATAACATAGGTTTAGTATTGATTTATACAAAGAAAGACTGTTGTGCTTACTACTGAGTTGCTAATTTGTGTGACTTCCACTTACATGAAATACCTGATTAGTATAAAGACCGAAATAACAGACAGTTCAGATTTACTGTTGCTAAAACTATTGCTTATTTAGTCTTATTGTAAACAAGGCTTACCTTTTTCCTTTGGTAGGTGTGCTAAAGAAAGAATAGCATACcttgttttttattgtgttaAATAGATTAAAGTAGTATGGTTTCTGTTTCAAGGactaatttcttttgttttcttagagATATTGTTTCAAGTAAATTCCTTATAAACAAACCTGATAATTTTTAGACAAGTCCTAGACTATATCTCTTTGCTGCAGAAACCTGAAGTGAGTTGGATGTGCTGTGGGCAGTAACCGTTACAGAGAAAACTCTGGGTTTATTACCAATGGTGTGAATGACTCATTTTAAAGCACCTTAAACAGTCTGTCTGGGAGCTGATGTAGTGAGTGTAATGTCTTAAACGGAAAGCTAGTAAAGCAATTGTAGCTTGTGGAGCTCCTCTACAGAAAGGGTGTAATCTAGGCTCATATTTATTCACATGACAGTACTGTGAGATTTTGAACCTTATGTTTTTCTAAGAAAGCCAGTGTGGTTCACCTGACTTCTTTGGGAACTAGTTTTTCAGGCTCTATAAAGGTATAAGTAAAAAGAATGTCTTAATCATGTGACACTGATCTATCTTTTCCTTTACAGATTACATTATTCTGTGAGGAAGTATAGAAAGAATTATTCTGGAAAGAAGCTTCTCATCTGGCTTTAACATCAAATAAACGATGTCAATAAAATGCTGGTTTGCCCTTTAGTTTTGATTTGAAAGCTACTATTTTGTAAAGTTCGTGACATTCAAGATTGGTGCACTGTTTGCACTGTATTAAAATCTTTTCATAATTAAACAAATCTTGTTTTGAGTATCAATTTGAAGTGAATCAGAGCTTTCCATGGATAGTAGTATAACCTAATTCCAAGCAGGCAGCATTGGTTTGTGGAGGTCAGCATGATTTCGTCATCTAGTGTTCACACTGTGGTTTGGAAGGGCCTTTTGAGATGCGCTTCTTTGATTGCCTTTATTATATAGACCTGTAAAATATTGCTGAAGGGAGAACACAACATGTAGACAGATACACTCAAAGCTGCTTACTTTCACACAATTTTTCTAGTGCTccaacaaaggaaaaattgcagtaatttctttaatttcttataAAGTATAGGcttcgtggtttttttttttttaggtggccatttgtttctttgtctcttttaaTAGCTTAGCTACAAGTCTGTAAAcaaattggaggaaaaaaagcaataccAGACATAATTTGAGCAAATAGACACGTCTTCTGAAGTAAATATATGTATGATTCCCATAAATTTATACAAGAGACAACGTTTGATTTTCAGGAGGatttgctctttttgtttgtAATAATTCCTATTGTTTTCAATATTGCACTACTTATGATTTGAGAAGATAACTGACTTTCaagcaacaataaaaaataaggtCATAAAAGATCAAtcagttttcaaattaaaaaaatctcaaaactcGGAATTTCAGAACTAGCGTACTGTTTAACTGTATCTCCTCTGTGTACACACATTATAATAATCGTCTTCAACTATATATAGTTGCAATGCCAAATACATATTTAGTTAAGTCCTCTCTTTGGTTTAGCAATTTTTTTCAACATGCTAAGTAATGTGAAGCCTGGAATTGGGGATTTTTTCAAATGTTATCCTGGATGAAGGCAAATAATCAGTCTTTCTCCTCAGCTTCCTTAACTCACTATAGAAGAGCCATCAGAACACTGTCCCCACTCATAGCTGCCTCAGTGAACAGtctttgtcttgtctttttttaatacacaacTACAGAAGATGTTTTGGAAGGTTCTTCGACAGAATAAAGCAAGTCTGAATTACTTGCAACAAGATTCGAGCACTCTTAATAACCTGAGCAGCTTTGGAAAtcctctgcaggaaaaaaacaagagctACGTAACCTATTTCATGACACCTCATCGCTGTGATAAACAGCTGACAGATTTCATTTGGTAAATGTATGAGCATGTCTGTTGCCTAAGAGCTATCGCTGCCAAAACCCAAAAATCTTTCCACTGCCTTTGGTGGATAAGAGTAACTATTAAAATTACCAAATTTCTAGTATCAGTGgataagaaatgaagaaagaatttcCATTCTGTATTTGCAATCAACAGGTTTGCACTGTGCTAGATTTAGAggtttgttaaaaaataaaaaagcaaaatacacagTCTTTTCAGGCCTAGGCACTCTAAAGAATGGAAGTAAACCACAAAGTATATAATTGACTTCAGCtcttgaaaacactgaagaagggAAACATTTTTAGAGTGCTTGACATGAAACTACTATATCAATATCCATAGGTgtcttcaaagatggaaacacAGCACTGACATAACTTATCCTACAGTGCTTTTCCCCAGAGATACACAACATAATGTGTCTTTCTTGGGACTGGCTTTACTCTACTGATGTGCTGTCATTATGACAAAATAAGATAATGAAAATCAGGGCTTCTTGTGCTTTATTTGAAATTAGCAATATTCAGTGTTCCCTTCCACTGACCCCTGTAGAAGGAGCTAATTAGTATTTCTCTTATTAAAAACCACTCTGCATGTAGATTTTTACTCTAGAAAGCAAATATGTAAAAAGGATTATGTCCTTCCCAACAAATGCAATCCTGTTCATGCATGTTTCCACAATCCTAGACAACTGAATGATCCAAGTGAAAATGCTCAGGGTTCCTCTCGGTAGCCAGGTCTCTTGCAGCCTCATGGGCCAGTATCAGCCACTGCGGCTGAGAATAAAGGGTTAACTTCAGCATTGCTAATGATGTGACAaaaacagatattaaaaagTGTTATCAGCAGCATGCCTAAGAGAAAAAGCTTGTCTGACTCTCAGAAGACAAGTTACATTTACACAGCTAGTatccaggaggaaaaaaaagagtttaggGGTTTCTTTAGTTATTTTTTAGTTAGACATATTTGATCTTGAATTTTGAAAGTTATATCCGTGACACCTTTTCCAACTTCAAGACAGGAACACTTGAGAAGTGAGTTTATGAAATATACTCTTTTCTCCCAGTAAATTaagtttgtaaaataaaatttcattaatTCCACATTCTACATCATTCTGCAGAGTGCTTGCTTGTAAAACAACACGAGGatactgaatttaaaagaataCATGATGTAGGCCAAATTTCAGTTTTTCGTAGAAGTTTCAAGCTTTACAAACTTTTCTTTCCTACAGCACAGAACAGTAAAGCCAGCTAAATACATCTAGAGatgcctttctttcttttctttacagcAACAGGTGTATTTCAGTGCTATGAGAGGGATGATCATCCAGCTGTAGCAGGACAGTGCCTATAATTCTGAACTATTTCAAATATGAGAAACTCATTATCATGGCAGCACAACTTGTCAGTCTCAGAGTTATGTCATGAGGGGAAGAGTTCTACATTTCTTCAATGGGAACACAAGCTCTTCTCAGACAACAGCAGAACCCCTTGTTTTACTCACAGCCTTGAATGGAATCTGTTTATTCTTCAGTTTGTCCTAGTAATGACTTTCACTTTTCACTTTGCTATTGGTCTGTCAACACTTCTTTTATAGGACTACAGACAAGAAAGATGCACTATGACTATAAAAGCTTTGCTTATATTCTGCTGTATCGAGGCATCTTTGTTAAGTCagtcagcttttgttttgtggtgggtttttttaccaaagtaagaaaaaaaggtgtaaaAATCTTCCCTGTGGTtaataaaaataccaaatattACTGATTTAAGGTTTTGACTCATTTTGGAGACAGCTTTAGCTAAGATAGTATAGGTTGCCACCTTCAAACACCTGCTCTGTCTCTCAGGAAGACATCTCCTTTGGCACCAAGAAAGAATGACTAGACAATGTCTGTGCCACTGCACTTCACAGTCtgttatatttaatatttgcttaaaCACTGGTGGTTCAAGAACAGCTAAACCTGCCACAAATCACAAGCCTAACTCAGAGCCCCCAAAAAGCTATTTTCAACAGTTGCTTTCAAGAAGGCAGCAGTGACTAATCTTCTGGGCACAGCAAACCACTAAGAAATGTAGTGGCTCGCCCTGATGATTATACCAAGGGTCTGATGATACTGGTGCTGTAACAAAAGGCCAGTTGTTGGAGAAAATAAACTTACAGGAGATCCACAGCTTTTCTTaag
The genomic region above belongs to Caloenas nicobarica isolate bCalNic1 chromosome 7, bCalNic1.hap1, whole genome shotgun sequence and contains:
- the RPS24 gene encoding small ribosomal subunit protein eS24 isoform X1 translates to MNDTVTIRTRKFMTNRLLQRKQMVIDVLHPGKATVPKTEIREKLAKMYKTTPDVIFVFGFRTHFGGGKTTGFGMIYDSLDYAKKNEPKHRLARHGLYEKKKTSRKQRKERKNRMKKVRGTAKANVGAGKKK
- the RPS24 gene encoding small ribosomal subunit protein eS24 isoform X4; translated protein: MNDTVTIRTRKFMTNRLLQRKQMVIDVLHPGKATVPKTEIREKLAKMYKTTPDVIFVFGFRTHFGGGKTTGFGMIYDSLDYAKKNEPKHRLARHGLYEKKKTSRKQRKERKNRMKKVRGTAKANVGAGKK
- the RPS24 gene encoding small ribosomal subunit protein eS24 isoform X2 → MNDTVTIRTRKFMTNRLLQRKQMVIDVLHPGKATVPKTEIREKLAKMYKTTPDVIFVFGFRTHFGGGKTTGFGMIYDSLDYAKKNEPKHRLARHGLYEKKKTSRKQRKERKNRMKKVRGTAKANVGAGKK